One stretch of Microvirga lotononidis DNA includes these proteins:
- a CDS encoding TPM domain-containing protein, protein MTSTRSFPSPGRGERVQALVMASLLFILLSLLPALAQTFPPLSGRVVDAANLLKPEERAALEAKLKAHEDKTSDQVVVATVRSLEGYPIEDYANRLFRHWQLGQKKNNNGALLLVAPQERKVRIEVGYGLEGALTDALSKVIITTAIAPQFQKGNFAGGIDAGVDAMLSILTGDAEEWHRRAEVREDDTTGFDPFVAFVILVILFFLISRMMGGGRGGGIQRGRRGPWIVTPGGWSGGSGWSGGGGGGWSGGGGFSGGGGSSGGGGASGSW, encoded by the coding sequence ATGACAAGCACCCGGTCTTTCCCTTCCCCCGGAAGGGGAGAGAGAGTTCAGGCGCTTGTCATGGCGTCGCTTCTTTTCATCCTCCTCTCCCTCCTCCCGGCTCTCGCCCAGACCTTCCCGCCCCTCTCCGGCCGGGTGGTCGATGCGGCCAACCTTCTCAAGCCCGAGGAGCGGGCGGCTCTCGAGGCGAAACTGAAGGCTCATGAGGACAAGACCAGCGACCAGGTGGTGGTCGCCACCGTGCGCTCCCTCGAAGGCTACCCGATCGAGGATTACGCCAACCGCCTGTTCCGGCACTGGCAGCTCGGGCAGAAGAAGAACAACAACGGCGCCCTGCTTCTGGTCGCGCCGCAGGAGCGGAAGGTGCGCATCGAGGTCGGCTACGGCCTGGAAGGCGCCCTGACGGACGCCCTCTCCAAGGTCATCATCACGACGGCCATCGCGCCCCAGTTCCAGAAGGGCAATTTCGCCGGCGGCATCGATGCGGGCGTCGACGCCATGCTGTCGATCCTCACGGGCGATGCGGAGGAATGGCATCGCCGGGCGGAGGTGCGCGAGGACGACACCACGGGTTTCGATCCCTTCGTCGCTTTCGTGATTCTCGTGATCCTGTTCTTCCTGATCTCGCGGATGATGGGCGGGGGCCGGGGGGGCGGAATCCAGCGGGGACGCCGTGGCCCCTGGATCGTCACGCCCGGCGGATGGTCGGGCGGAAGCGGATGGTCCGGCGGGGGCGGCGGAGGCTGGTCCGGCGGAGGCGGGTTCTCGGGAGGGGGCGGCTCGTCGGGCGGCGGCGGCGCTTCGGGGAGCTGGTAG
- a CDS encoding LysE family translocator, giving the protein MTFLPDIGTLLTYTLAATLLFITPGPDMSLFLAKTMAGGRRAGMASMLGAMAGCGVHTLLAALGLSALLAASVTAFTVLKIVGALYLLWMAFDAVRNGSALHVKEEGRAEVSFWKTFFMGVGINLMNPKVVLFFVTFLPQFVDPADPHAADKLLFLGLYFIVLTAPMGALLILGADKVIALLRGHPKLMRGIDYSFAGLFSAFAVKILTASAR; this is encoded by the coding sequence ATGACCTTCCTGCCCGATATCGGCACCCTGCTCACCTACACGCTCGCCGCGACCCTGCTCTTCATCACGCCGGGGCCGGACATGAGCCTGTTCCTGGCGAAGACCATGGCCGGGGGGCGCCGGGCCGGCATGGCCTCGATGCTGGGCGCGATGGCGGGATGCGGCGTGCATACGCTCCTGGCGGCGCTCGGCCTGTCGGCTCTGCTGGCCGCTTCCGTTACAGCCTTCACGGTGCTGAAGATCGTCGGCGCCCTGTACCTCCTCTGGATGGCGTTCGATGCCGTGCGTAACGGCTCGGCCCTGCATGTGAAGGAGGAGGGGCGGGCGGAGGTTTCGTTCTGGAAGACCTTCTTCATGGGCGTGGGGATCAATCTCATGAACCCGAAGGTCGTCTTGTTCTTCGTGACCTTCCTGCCGCAATTCGTCGACCCGGCCGATCCGCACGCGGCCGACAAGCTGCTGTTCCTCGGCCTCTATTTCATCGTGCTCACCGCCCCCATGGGCGCTCTCCTGATCCTGGGGGCCGACAAGGTGATCGCGCTTCTGCGCGGACATCCGAAGCTGATGCGCGGGATCGATTATTCCTTCGCCGGCCTGTTCTCGGCCTTCGCCGTCAAGATCCTGACGGCGTCGGCGCGGTAG
- a CDS encoding LemA family protein, whose product MKAVLLPTRIRVALTGMLLAFGLSACGVNNVPTLQEQAKAAWSEVQNQYQRRADLIPNLVETVKGFAQQEREVLTQVTEARAKATQIHVDASTVTDPEKFRQFQEAQNQLSGALGRLLATVERYPELKSNANFLALQSQLEGTENRIAVARRDYIASVQAYNTELRTIPGRWIAAVVYPDAKPMETFTATAGSDRPPEVKF is encoded by the coding sequence ATGAAGGCCGTGCTCTTACCCACCCGGATCCGCGTCGCCCTCACGGGCATGCTTCTGGCGTTCGGGCTGTCCGCCTGCGGAGTCAACAATGTTCCGACCCTGCAGGAGCAGGCCAAGGCCGCCTGGAGCGAAGTGCAGAACCAGTACCAGCGCCGGGCCGACCTGATCCCGAACCTGGTCGAGACGGTCAAGGGCTTCGCCCAGCAGGAGCGCGAGGTGCTGACCCAGGTCACGGAAGCGCGGGCGAAGGCCACGCAGATCCATGTGGACGCTTCCACGGTCACCGACCCCGAAAAATTCCGGCAGTTCCAGGAGGCCCAGAACCAGCTCTCCGGCGCCCTCGGCCGCCTGCTCGCCACCGTCGAACGTTACCCGGAGCTGAAGTCGAACGCCAATTTCCTGGCCCTGCAGTCCCAGCTCGAAGGCACGGAGAACCGGATCGCGGTGGCGCGGCGCGACTACATCGCGAGCGTGCAGGCCTACAACACGGAGCTGCGCACCATTCCCGGCCGCTGGATCGCCGCCGTGGTCTATCCCGACGCCAAGCCCATGGAGACGTTCACCGCCACCGCCGGATCGGACCGGCCTCCCGAGGTGAAGTTCTAA